Proteins from one Malania oleifera isolate guangnan ecotype guangnan chromosome 4, ASM2987363v1, whole genome shotgun sequence genomic window:
- the LOC131152807 gene encoding calcium-dependent protein kinase 2-like: MGCCSSKKMTIGPDVNGHRSGKTGVSTAPQPQQSSPSVQHQKVSSHQNQTSHYSPQQTTPSVQHQKVSSHQNQTSHYPQEVPRPQPQPKSQSPLKPSPAAPNRRPVQRSDTILGRPFEDIKSLYTLGKELGRGQFGVTYLCTENSTGHTYACKSVLKRKLVSVNDKEDIRREIQILQHLTGQANIVEFKGAYEDRQSVHLVMELCAGGELFDRIIAQGQYSERAAAKICRSIVNVVNVCHFMGVMHRDLKPENFLLSSKYEGAMLKATDFGLSVFIEEGRVYRDVVGSAYYVAPEVLRRSYGKEIDVWSAGIILYILLSGVPPFWAETERGIFDAILQGEIDFESQPWPSISNSAKDLIKKMLTPDPKKRITSAQVLEHPWIKEDGEASDKPIDSAVLSRMKQFRAMNKLKKLALKVIAENLSEEDIKGLKAMFTNMDTDKSGTITYEELKSGLARLGSRLSEAEVKQLMEAADVDGNGTIDYIEFITATMHRHKLERDEHLYKAFLYFDRDNSGFITRDELETAMKDYGMGDEASIKEIISEVDTDNDGRINYEEFCTMMRSGVQHPGKLF; encoded by the exons ATGGGTTGTTGTTCAAGCAAGAAAATGACCATAGGTCCAGATGTTAATGGACACAGATCAGGGAAAACAGGCGTTTCGACTGCCCCACAGCCTCAGCAATCATCCCCTTCTGTTCAGCACCAGAAGGTTTCATCTCACCAGAATCAAACATCTCACTATTCACCTCAGCAAACAACCCCTTCTGTTCAGCACCAGAAGGTTTCATCTCATCAGAATCAAACATCTCACTATCCACAGGAAGTGCCCAGACCACAGCCCCAACCCAAGTCCCAAAGCCCTTTAAAACCCTCGCCGGCAGCCCCAAATAGAAGACCCGTTCAGAGATCCGATACCATTCTGGGCAGGCCATTTGAGGACATCAAATCACTCTACACTCTCGGAAAAGAACTGGGTCGGGGCCAGTTTGGGGTCACTTACCTCTGTACTGAAAATTCAACTGGTCACACCTACGCCTGCAAATCTGTACTGAAGAGAAAGCTTGTTAGTGTCAATGACAAGGAGGACATAAGAAGGGAGATTCAAATCCTGCAGCATTTAACTGGGCAGGCCAATATTGTGGAGTTCAAGGGTGCCTATGAGGACAGGCAGTCGGTGCATCTGGTGATGGAGCTCTGCGCTGGCGGGGAGCTCTTTGACCGGATAATTGCCCAGGGCCAGTATTCGGAGAGAGCTGCGGCCAAGATTTGCCGATCCATTGTGAATGTTGTCAATGTTTGCCATTTTATGGGGGTGATGCATAGGGACCTTAAACCTGAGAATTTCTTGCTTTCTAGCAAGTATGAAGGAGCAATGCTGAAGGCAACTGATTTTGGGCTGTCTGTTTTCATTGAAGAGG GAAGAGTGTACCGTGATGTGGTAGGCAGTGCTTACTATGTTGCTCCAGAAGTATTACGACGCAGCTATGGAAAGGAAATAGATGTCTGGAGTGCAGGAATTATCTTGTACATTCTACTCAGTGGAGTACCTCCATTTTGGGCTG AAACTGAGAGGGGAATATTTGATGCCATATTGCAAGGAGAAATTGACTTCGAGAGTCAACCATGGCCATCCATATCAAACAGCGCCAAGGATCTAATCAAGAAGATGTTGACCCCAGATCCCAAAAAGCGGATAACTTCTGCCCAAGTTCTTG AGCACCCATGGATCAAAGAAGATGGTGAGGCATCAGACAAACCAATAGATAGTGCAGTGCTTTCTAGAATGAAGCAATTCAGAGCAATGAACAAGCTCAAGAAACTTGCATTGAAG GTCATTGCTGAAAATCTATCTGAAGAAGACATAAAAGGTCTTAAAGCTATGTTCACAAACATGGACACTGACAAGAGTGGTACAATAACTTATGAAGAACTAAAGTCAGGATTGGCTCGACTTGGGTCAAGGCTGTCAGAGGCAGAAGTTAAGCAACTCATGGAAGCT GCTGATGTAGATGGAAATGGAACAATTGACTACATTGAATTCATTACTGCCACAATGCACAGGCATAAACTTGAAAGAGATGAGCATCTATATAAAGCATTTCTGTATTTTGATAGAGATAACAGTGG TTTTATTACAAGAGATGAACTGGAAACTGCCATGAAGGATTATGGAATGGGTGATGAAGCTAGCATCAAGGAAATAATTTCTGAGGTTGATACAGATAAT GATGGGAGGATAAATTATGAGGAGTTCTGCACAATGATGAGAAGTGGCGTGCAGCATCCAGGAAAACTATTTTAG
- the LOC131153667 gene encoding uncharacterized protein LOC131153667, which translates to MQLKEELTLIQLESRSISEYLHAIKVLVDELAVIDSPISMDDITLYALNSLGPEYYEIPTFIQARETSLTFEEFHDVLVGHESYLRHVDVSNALLVAIANSTQRRTLASTFNCNQRSNPGSSGHRRSNSGVKFVNCAATNASTDKKWLVDSAASHNMTSDLANLSIHWEYDGTK; encoded by the exons ATGCAACTTAAGGAAGAGTTGACTCTCATTCAGCTAGAGTCCCGCTCAATCTCGGAGTATCTCCACGCCATCAAGGTATTAGTTGATGAACTTGCTGTAATTGACTCTCCTATCTCAATGGATGACATTACTTTGTATGCCCTCAACAGTCTTGGCCCTGAGTACTATGAGATTCCAACATTTATTCAGGCACGTGAGACTTCTCTTACGTTTGAGGAGTTTCATGATGTACTGGTTGGCCACGAAAGTTACTTACGACATGTTGATGTGTCCAATGCTCTCCTAGTTGCCATAGCGAACTCCACTCAGCGCCGCACTTTGGCTTCCACTTTCAACTGCAACCAACGTTCCAACCCTGGTTCCTCTGGTCATCGTCGCTCCAACTCTG GAGTGAAGTTTGTTAATTGTGCAGCTACAAATGCATCCACCGACAAAAAGTGGCTTGTGGATTCTGCTGCTTCTCACAACATGACCTCCGATCTTGCTAATCTCTCTATTCACTGGGAGTATGATGGCACAAAATGA